TGGATCCGTGTGCTTCCTAACACATACCCTATTCatagacgtgtgtgtttgtcccctCTGCCAGGGTATGGTGGGTTCTGCAGTGGTACCGGAGAGCGGGGCGTCCTTGGCTCTGCGAGCCCTGGGATGGGGCTCTCTCTAtgcctggtgtggtgtgggtctGATGAGCTTCGCTGTCTGGAAGGCCATGGGCGTCCACAGTGTGAGTATCAGCTGGTGCACACCAGGACTGCACTGAACTGGGCCTGTCTTATAGCCAAATGACAAACCATTTCCCAATACAGCAGCGGTCCTCCACCCTGGCATTTtacattcatttctgtttttacCTTATTGTCAATCATGTGGAATGTTTTGACAAACTGCTTTATAACTTTTTATTATCGGCCTGTCCTATGAATTTGTCCTTAAGTGCAACACATTATTAGGTCCATGGGACCTTCCTCTTTTGTGGCCACTGCCTTTCCTGTAAAGCAAGTTGAACATTGACTGCTGTACACATTATTGCACATAATACAACCCTTCAGCTTTCTCTCTGTTGCAGTTGGGAGAGTTCAGACAGAAGATGCAGTCTTTCTTCCCTGCCATCCCAAAGAACGAGGTCGCCGACACAGAGCCCGTCGACTGGGACTCCGTCTTCCAGACCAAATCATAAGGTCCCTACCTGCCCTGAACCTCAGCCTCCGCCGCCAACAGGCGACTTTAGAAAAACAGATTTAAGGGACTCCACAGCCATGCTCTCTCATGAATTGACCTTTTTGAGGTCAGATTAAGTCAGACAGCATGGTGACccagttttttttgttgaaagaCACTGTGCACTTTGGAGATCCCCACTGCATACGACACGAGACCCCTGATGCAGGGTGGCGAGATCAGAAGGCTGGACTCCTGGGTCTCATCGGGGCTGAAGCCTACTGCTGGAGTGGGGGAAGGGAAGCAGGGAGAGACTGTGTCATCATTCCACAGAGTTGGTCATCATTTCTCCCCACTATAGGTTGATTTCAAAAGGGACGAGAGGTCGCTTGGTCACGGATGTCCGGAGGTGGTAGATTTCTTTGCCTTCGGCTCTTGCTCCCGTTTCTTACTTTGGATGTTGGCTTGTCAAAGCTGGTGAAGTGTACATCTAATTCTGAGAGATGGTTTTAAAGTTGTCAGCAAAAAAGACTGGATTTTGTGTAACCGTcaagagagaggagcaaaagATGGTTgtgagctgtttgtgtgtctgtgtgtgtgtgtgtgtgtgtgtgtgtgtgtgtgtgtgtgtgagctgtttgtgtgtgtgtgtgcattattacGTGAACACTTAATAAATCCAGTCGTCTGGATCCCTTTAAGCATGGTTGTAGTGCTGTTGAAATCAGCGCATGATGTGCCAATTATGCTTCACGACCTGCAATTAGAGTCAGATGTTCACTATTTATCTGGAGGCCGTAGCCAGCGATGCTAGGTCCAGACATCTGAAGAGGGCTGAAAACAAAATCTTTAAATGGTTGCACAAGGCACGAAAATACTCGCGTGTGCGTCATCCCTGAATGATGCTTGTGACCGCTGCTAATGTTTGTCCTGTGCAGAAGGCATTCTGTCCATGCTACATTAACCCGGATAGATCTGTGATGTCAGGTTGAAGCTGTcgagtttgtttattttggatGTGTATGTTGAGTTATTGATGTAtttaaatgtcactttttctttCATATTGTTTGAGTGAATGTCAATGTGGGGAATGTGTTTAAAGAACAACACCAAACACTCAAGAATCATGATCACAGTGCTCAACCAGATTTCATGTACATTTACTTTTTAACATGTGGAACATGTAGTATAAAGACTTTATACTGAATAAACAATGGTCTTCAAATCAAATGGAGAAAAGAGCGTTTACATAGATTTTACATTTGTGGGAGTTTGCATGTTGAAGTCATTCTGCCATTGTTAGTCTGCATCAACAGCATCCTGGACTACCCTTCTAGAGTCCCTTCAGAATAAAATATCATCTTGACGTTTCTGAATAGGTCTGTCGTtggtttacaaaaaaaaaaaaaaacaataaaagcaaAGACCAGAACAGCCTTCTTGACGGAGGTTCCCATCCGTGTCTGTGACGTGCCCCCAGTGTAACAACAGCACAGAGCCGCGAGGAGACACCCCCCACATCTGAAGTCACTCAAATACCCAGCGACAGAACAGTATCATCGATAGGAATCATTAGAATCAACTGCCATCACTTTTCTGTAATACCACGTCTCTTGGAGATTAAAAAAAGGACAAACATAACCATTAAAAGAACCCCCGCTGCATGTCcaaaaatgtatatttacaaaggGGCCTGTGGATACTGTAGGATGGAGcagaggaaagggggagggacacagagagggagagagacggtcACGTGTTCAGCTGGCTGCCTGTGATCATGCTTATACAGAAAAGCGAGTGAGTTTTGCAACACCATCGCttgctttttttcatttttttttttttttttttaaagaaaaacccCTCGCTCTTATACTGGTATGGCTCTACAGTACAATACTGGTGggcaaaatgtttttaaaatattGCCTGTGGTCAATAAAATATGAATTCACATTAggttaacctctctctccctccaacaAGCCAGACTACATCCTATTGCACAATGCATTTTTTCTCTGAACTGGATACGTGTATATCTTGAGTAGAGTCAGCGCTTTAACACATGGCAAGAGTTTCTATCTACAACATGTCTTACAATTTAAATAAATCTGCATCCCCCAAAAAACAGACGAACAAAAgccccacagaaaaataacagccacaattataaaacatttaaagagCCAAATACCCTCAGAAACTAACCAGACCTATCATCCAATATCAGCTTCggttaaaacaaatgaaaaaacacatagaaaagaatagaaaaagaaataaaacaccAAGTATTAAATATCTgtattaaaattattatttttttttaaatcccaaaTGAAGATTGTGAATGGGGCAAAGAGCTATATATATTCTCTATATATTCATTTGTATGTAAAAACTTTTTTGTTGCGTgttctttaaataaaaatataatccCACCCCTATCTGCGAGATGCTATGATCTTTACACCTGACTGGCGACAGCCGCTGTCCGTCACGAGCGGCCCAGTTTGAAGAGTACCTCGCACATGATGTTGGCCACGCTCGAGTTCAGCACGGATGACAGCGAGATGTCCAGTAGCCGGCTCTCGTAAAGCACAAACTCAGGCCGGTTCTCCTCCACCTTAGCCAGGGCCAGCAGGGCCTTGGCGGCCCGGCACATCATGTTGACACTTGGGGGTTCGGGGTGCGGCGGAGGGCCCGTGTGCAGCAGGCTGTGTGGGCTCTGCTGGTACTGCGCCATGGCCACGCTGTCCTCCAGGAAGCCCACCAGGGCGGCGACGGAGCCCTTCTGCAGTGCCACGGCCCGCGCCGCCCCAGGGTCGCCCTGAGCCAGGTTGGAGAGCACGGCCACGGCCATCTCGCGGCACACCTGGCTGCGTCTCTCGCCCAAGTGGCGCACTAGCGCGCCGAAGAGGCGCTCGTGTCGGCTGAAGGGCGGCGTGGCCAGCAGCAGGTCCACGTTGCCGTCCTGGATGCTCAGCTTGCACAGGCACTCCAGCGCCAGCCGCTGTGGCGTGAGCGAGGACGAGAGCGCCCCGGCCGAGCAGAACGGGTCGTGAGCCTCGGCCGACGGGCACACCATCCAGTGAAGCAGACCGTCCAGGATGGGCAGGCAGATGTTCTCGGGGTAGAGCGACAGGTCCAGCTGACCGGCCATGTTGGACAGGGTGACCAGCGTGTTCTCGCGCAGCGCCCACAGGCAGTCCCACCACCACTCGTCTTTGCTGCAGGCGCGACCGCGGTCCTGTTCCTCGCGCTGGTACGTGGGCGGGCTGGACGCCGCCGCTGccaccatcctcttcctctccgggTGCTCGTGGCGCAGCAGCACCAGCCGGCTCAGGAGGAGGACCAGCCCCGGGTGCCGGGACAGCTCGGTGTCGTTGCCCGGCACGAAGGAGAGGCTGCGGACGATGTTGGAAACGCAGAGGCAGCGGCGAGCCAGGGCGTCCTGCCAAGGTTCTGCCGTCGAGAGCGGCGCTTCGTCCCACGAGCGAGGCTCGTCCTCGATGACCGTCACGTTACCCGGCCTCGGCCGATCGCCAAATGGGAATGCCTGGACCCTGGCGATGTCTCcttcaccctcttcctctggtCGTGAGCTAAGAACGTCATCCATAGTGGCGGTTacattcctctccttctcctgtaGGTCTTTGCTCTGACCATCAAGCCCAGGCATTGACTTGGACTCCTGGGCAGTGGTGTCACCGTCTTTCTCGGAGGCCTCGGTCCGCAGCTCAAAGTGGGTCTGGATGTGCATGGTGGAGTCTCCCCCGCCTGCTCTCCAGTGCAGCAGGCCACTGGTGAACTTGGTGACCGTCCCCAGCTGCTCCGACTGGTCCTCCACCAGGTCCGCCTCCTTGTCCCGCTCCTCCACCTTCACGGGCAGACGGTCGTACTTGCTGGCCTGCTTGGGCGGGGGTTCTTCAGCGGGTTCATCAGCGGGTTCCTCCGCTAATCCAACCTCCTGGCTTTCCTCCtttaccaccaccacctcttctgacttcttttcttcttcctcctccttcttcttcttcttctcagagTTGGCAACTTCATCTGAATTGCAGGCAGAAGGCCCTTCTGTTTCCACTGCTAGTTTCTTCTCCTCGCCCTCCTCGGTAGGAGATGGGCTCTTAGGTTCGGGTTCGGGTTCGGAGTCGGAGTCGGAGTCGGTGGCGTTCTTCTGTGTGGAACCAGGAAGTGGGCCCAGGAGGGTTTTCTGGCCCTCGGTGCCCACCTCATACTCTTCCAGGATCCCAAAGATCTCAATCAGGCACCTTCTGAAGTACTCCACAATCAACTCCAGAAAACCAGGCAACTAGAGGGAACAGAAAGCCAGGAAAACGTTACTCACATGTCTAACGTGTGTGGACACATTGAgggaacagagaaagagcatgGTTCATTCAGTAGTAAGCAGCGGATCTGGTATGACTCCACACAATTAATTCAAGCAACATGGGGCTTGTTTAGGTAACACACTTTGAATGATGCACAGATAGATAACAGGTACAACAGGTAACTGGCTCAAATGGACTAAGATGGAAACGATCCTGAGCTAGTTGGCCCTGGAGCTGTCGTCTCACCTGGGTGAGTGTGAAGGAGCCCACGGTGTTGTCATCGAACAGTAAGATGTTTATGGTGTCCAGAGCCCAGGTGCTCTCTGCCAGCAGCCCAGACTTCAGAGACATCATGATGCGCCACGCCTCCGGAGTGCCTTCACAAACCAGAGCCAAGGTCACAGGTCAAGGGTGAACATACCAGCACTCACCACTATTGTAGTCCAAACTACATAGAGTCCTGTTCCTCGTGTTTGAAAGCGTTTACTTTACAATGAAGGTGGTTCCCTCTTGTGGTTAACTTTGGTAAAGGCAATATTTCAAGTTACTTGCGATACAGAATTTGACGATACACATGACGATAATATGCACCTCATATACATGATGCTCTGGATGCAAACCAACATATGAGACAGTGAGAAATGCCTACCAATATCCTTTGCAGTAAACCTGCGCCTGCTCTTCAGCAGGGGCTGGGTGGCCTCCACGGAGCCTGGGGGGAAGCTGATATCCCGGTGGAGGGGGAGCATAGAGTGGCTGGGCATGCCCCCGCTCTGGGAGCCCATCATGGGCGAGGGCATCCCAGGCTTGGGCATCTTCATGGAGGCCATGAAGTGGGCCTTGTTTGGGGACATGGAGCCGCCCATTGGCCGCGGGAAAGGGGCCGGACTGGGAGCACGAGAGATGTGGTTGGGCATGGTGGGCGGGGACTGGAAGGAGGACGGGGACGGGCGGTTGGTCAAGGTTGTCATGACGCCTGCGGAGGTGACGGTGGAGGAGGGCTGGGGCTGAGGGTAAGGGGACTGGCGTTGGCCGGGATGACCAGGCCACGTGCCATCCTGACTGGGCCGACCCTCCGAGTCATCACCGCCACGGCCCATGCCTGGGAAGGGCGGCCCCTGGCCCTGTCGACCCGGGTAGGGGTAGCCCATCTCAGTCCTGCCGTGCCACATGGCACCCTGAGGGCCTGCAGTGGGAcctgaggatgaggaaggggcCGCTCCACTCATCATGCCATGCTGAGGGGGTCCCTGACGGGCGTAGGGGTAGGGCGGGTACTGGCCCTGCATCGGGCGGCGCTCGGGCCCCATGTAGCCCGGTCCGTACTGGCTGAACACGTCGGGCTGCTGGCCGCCATACTGCATGCCGTACCCTTCACCTCCGTCGTGACGCTTGGCCGGGGGGCCGTACATGCCCTCGCCAGGACGTTTgtagccctgcacacacacgggtgcacacacacacacacacacacacacacacacacacacacaaagagacatacacatttaaaatggcACCTTAAGACATGGTACTATAACCTTTAAAATACCAGAAATAAGGATGTGTAACAGTGAGATATACATCAACATCCCAAACCATTTATATTACAAGCACAAGGAATATGGCTCATTATAACCAAAAGCCACAGCATATTAGCGCATAATGTGCTAATCCATCACCCAAACCATATGGTGCTGTTTTAGCTGCAGTGATAAGAGATAAGAGTGCCCTTTATGGGGTGTTTTAGCTGCAGTGATAAGAGATAAGAGTGCCCTTTAGTGGGGTGTGAGCTGACCTGCTGCTGTGGGAACATCCCATGGGGTCCGTACGGCATGCCGTGGGGGTACTGCTGACCATAACCATCAGGCCCATGCCTAGGACAAGTGAGAACACCATTAcaaatgttacacacacacagacacacacacagacacaccacaccacacacacaccacacacacacagacacacagacacacaaatacacagacacacacaccacagacacacacacacacacacacagacacacagacacacccacactcaaaaacatgtacacaacagCAAAAATTACATACTTTTAAACTTGATGGAAgcctcacaaacatacacaattaAACACCCATGCTGTTTTTACCTTTGATGTGAAGGGAATCTGTTGCCAGGGTACAAGTTAGGATCACTGTTGTTCTGGCCACCAGGGGGAGCCATACCTCCATCTGGCCCAATGACGTGTTCAGGTCTGATGGACAGTGTGTTCACAGTTAGTTTTTCAGGTAATCGGTCTATCTAATCTATGTTGTAGGAGCATAAAAATGGTCAGTATTCTGAGATTTGTACTGAAAATAAGCTTGGTTATTTTAAGAGAACCTTACGTAATGTTTCGTTTTCATTTTGAATAGGCTCATATACTTCCTCACATCTTTCATTTGTATAAAGTCCAGTAGGTTACCAAAAGGTCATGCCCCAGGATGACTACTCTAACCCCTATATGCGTatctatgttttattttatgtgtgtaatgtggtgcAGGGCTCGCAAAATTGCTAGCCAGATGTCCTGTTTTCCCATCGGGGTACCTTAATGTAAACCCTGGGCCTCAACTTCATAGATGGGAACATGGCTGGCAACACGCAAGGTCCACCGCACATGAAAGCTAacttaataacttggcaaaatcattctttttatttcataagCATGAGCAAGATTGTGGCCCTGGAACAGGGGATGCAGAAGATGCAGGATCATATTTGAtgattgtaaatgttttttttttattgctttctcCAAAAGGTCTGCCTTTCTACATAGAAACATGGTTCTCacatggacatttttttttagtaagTCTGATTCATTTCAGGCAACCAAAATCTGAAGAATACCTGCCAGAAAGTCTACtagggattttttttaattttgcgGGCCCTGtaatgggtgtgtatgggtgtgatttatgcatgtgtgtgtgtgtgtgtgtgtgtgtgtgtgtgtgtgtgtgggtgtacgtgtgtgtacgtgtgtgtacgtgtgtgtacgtgtgtgtacgtgtgtgtacgtgtctcaCCTCCTTTCAAAGCCAGGGCCGTAAGGGTACTGTGCCCGGGGGCCCATGCCCATGCCCGCTGGTGGACCGTGTGGGTACATCTCCTGCATGGCACTGGCTGGCATCTGGCCTGGCATAAAGGACTCACTCGCACCTGgagcaagaaagacagaggagaggagtgagacgaAGAGAAGAGACTTGTAATACTTATGGGGTTCTGCCGGAAGCATTCTGAAACACTGAGTTATGAGTTTCAGGGCTGATGGTAGGGACTTGGATGATATGCACCAATGAGATCAATCTTCCAATATCAAGGCTCTGTATGTCGTCCCAGACAGCTAAAacgaaatacacacacacacagtcacagtaaaTATTGTTTCTTTATGTACACACATTAATAATGGTGACATTATTTTAGGTGACAAAGTGTGTATATGACAACAGATGGAGTGGTTTGCACACTCGTCCCATAATGTTTTCTCTGAACCAGCCATGCCAGATGATGTGATGTGGTGTAAACTATAGAGGGCGCTCTTGTCGTACTTTGGGTTGGTTGACGGCTCAGACAACATCAAGGTTTCTATAGCAGCACTCTAACAGAAGAACTAATGCATGTTTGTCACCAGAATCTACTACTGCTTTTTGGATGTTCTGTTATTTAACCAACATTCTCCTCAAACTGTCATACTTTTTTGTATGTGGCAGAAAACATCTTGGCTTGTTTGACGAATGCCTTTGGCTACAGacgacacaaaaaaaacctcacgAGCCTGTTCattcaaaaagagaaaaacccACACCCCACTAGTTTCAGTTTCTGGGAGAACAGTTCTAACGCTCTATGCGTTTCAATGCTAGATAGTTATAGTGAAACACACGCTATATGCGTTTCAGTGCTAGATATCACCAGTTGCTGAATGACTAACCTCAAACATAAAGCACCACATTTAACAGTCTTCTCAGAGTGCTAGTGTAGCCAGGGTCGGGAGTATGGGCGTAGGCATGGCCCAATCAATGTGAAACCCATGAGTGCCAACGGCCACTAACACTCGAGGACATTCTCTTCAATTCTGTAACAAGACTACGATGATCCGAGTTCAGAGGTCATTCTCAAGAACTGCTCAACACTCGgtataatggggggggggggggataccaCACCACTACCCACCTTTCCTGGGCCCGGCGTACGGGTCCTTGTTGCCATCGAAGGCCATCCTCATGGCAGCTTCACCGCTGACCCCCTGCTGGAAGGGGGAGCCAGGAGGCACGGGGCCGCGCTTCTGGAAGGCCGGGTCGCTGCCCTCAGAGAAGGGGTCCTGCACGCTCACGCCTCCGGGCCTGCAGCACACATCACGGGGGTCAGATGGGCACACAGGGGTCAGATGGGCacacaggggtcaggggtcaggggtcagatgGGCACACAGGGGTCAGATGGGCACACAGGGGTCAGATGGGCACACAGGGGTCAGGCCTCACATCATGCACGAGGGACTCCTGTCCCCATCGTTTGCACATGACATTCAcacattttgtgttgtttttacagGCTAAACTGATCGTTAAACTTTTTTGTACCACATCcatatatatacacgcacattACCtattcaaaagtttggaatcacccAATATTTGTATCCATCAAATAAGGAGCAAAATGTATCAAAAATACAGTCAAGACAATTTGGTCCTTGAATATTTGCCTTCATCAAAACATGGGAGATGGTGTCAAGCACTCCTGCAGCATCTTTTCATTTGCGCCGCACATAGTTTTCTCTCAAAGATCTCTAGGATCCAAACACGTCAGCTTAGATTGGTCTGTCTGTAACATTCTTTTCAATCACCTGCCACCTAGTATCGGTTTTCTTTTGTCCATTTAAGTCTTCTTTCAgtggccagtctcagatatggcccATTCTTTGAAACTCAAAGCCAACATTCCAGGGCCTCTCCGCCATTGAGGATAAGACTGGTGTTTTCTGGGTACTCTTTAATAAAGCTGCCAGCGGAGGACTGTGAGGCATCTGGTTCTCAAATGAGAGATTCTGATGCTTTTATCTGTCTGCACAGCACTGGGTCCTTCCGCtcgtctctctatctatcctgGTGAAGGCCAGTTTCCACTGCTCAGTGAAGGATGTGGCGCACACCTTTGCCAGACATCCTCAGTTTCTTGGCTGTTTCTTAGACGGAATAGTCTTAATTTCAGAGAACAATAGACTGACGAGCGTCTGAAGAAGGCACTTTCTTTCTGACCATTTTTAGACCATAATCAAATCCAGAAGTGCTGAAGCTCCAGATCCTGAAGTAGCCAAAAACAGGCCAGTTGCATCGCTTCCTTAAACAGACGTAATTGCAAAAGGGTTTTCTAATGAATTAGCCTCTTAGACATGATAATTGTGGATTAGCTGACATAAATGGCAAACGGTGGCTGAAAGAGGGCATTTtatatgaatataaaatatAGATATTCTATTCAAAATCAACCATTTCCAGCTCTAGTCATCTACATCACTAACAAAGTCTACATTACATTTATGATTTGATTCGGAGTAATTCGGATTGGGTAAAAAGATGACTTTCCAGAGAGTTCTcagtgattccaaacttttgaatgcCCCATTTGTGCCCTGTGGGTTCAGATTGTAAACGGGGTAGACTGTGATTTGCCAAATTTATGGCATACCTGTTCTTGACCTAACCACTATTCAACTATCCAATTATCTGACTCTCTGTGCACAATTGCATACAACGAGGAAGCATTTCCACAAATACTTGGCAGCAGTTGAATAGTCAAAAACATTACATCTTTTCCAAACCACTTTTTCTTGACTTTGATGGAAAACGTCATGTGTGAAGGAGAATTGTGAAggagaattcataaggacttCGGAAAACACAACCGCTGTGTCACGCGAATCCAACTGCACTTAAACTAGGCTACGTCATTTTACGACAGCAGATGTTGTTGACATGGGTCTTTAAATGTTGCTGCCGCAAGAAATTGTGTTTATAAATGCAGCTGTGCTATAAGGGGATTCAATGGGAAGCTCACGCCCATGTCGATGTTCAGGCACAACGTAGAACCAGAGACCAACCATACAGCTCGTCTCAAACACCACCTGCCCAAGCAGAACTCTGAGCATGAGTACTCTTCTgtaacgaacacacacacatgaacagaggtgcaggcacacacacacacacacacacacacacacacacacacacacacatgatcagaggtgcaggcacacacacacacacatgaacagaggcgcagacacacacacacacacacacacacacatgatcagaggtgcaggcacacacacgcacacacacgatcagaggtgcagacacacacacacacacacacacacacacacacacacgatcagaggtgcaggcacacacacacacacacacacacacacacacacgatcagaggtgcagacacacacacacacacacacacacacacacacacacacacacgaacagaggtgcagacacacacctgctgccttGCTGTGGAGTCAGGGGGCGGTGGGGCGTTGAGGCAGGTGTCGGGGGCTTCAGGTCGCCTGGGGCCTCAGTCATGGAGTTGCTGCCTGTCGACTGAGGGGTGTGAGGGCCCTGCAGGGAGCCAGAGTTTGCTgagcggaggagagggggatgggggagagagaaagagaaagaaagattaataaaaaaaacaccaacaatgTTCCATCTGTATTACATTACAGAACAGCCAGGAGCCAGGGCCTTGCCACAGGGAGCTGACGGCTCTAAACACTTCAGTGGACTCCAACACAGCACCTCCAAATCGAATTAGCCCAGGGACCATTCACAAGAAGACCAGGTAACAGTGTGTGATGGATATCACCCAAGATGGTGAATCTCCTTGTCCATGATCAAATGTTCACAACATGGGGGATAAAGCTGTTACCGAGCTAATATTGTTAAGATGAAACAGTGGTGTGTTGAATCATAACAGTGGTGTGTACTGGAGCTGAAGTGTGAAAGTGATTGTGTTCGAGATGGAAACAACGGAAAGAGAGAAGTACTGTTCATtcactgacagcactacttCTTGATCTCCTGCCAGCCTGTACTACATTTCACTTCTGAGAGTAAAccatgggggtgtgtgtatcggtgtgtgtgtatgtgtgtatcggtgtgtgtgtgtgtgtgtgtgtgtgtgtgtgtgtgtgtgtgttacactacCCCACTGCCTCAGTGAACTCAAGTAACCTCACTACcatattcagagagagagagaaaaaaaaaaggttgctgCCTCACTGGTCGGGCAAAAAGAGGGTCAGTCGGAGGTCACCTTTGTTTATATCCCTCACACTCCTCCCCCATTAATCCTCTCCCTGGGATTCCCCCTCCCGCTGcctgacagctctctctctctctctcccgctctcc
Above is a genomic segment from Clupea harengus chromosome 15, Ch_v2.0.2, whole genome shotgun sequence containing:
- the tmem242 gene encoding transmembrane protein 242, whose protein sequence is MTAEKEHTTLKVKPQVMAEEVDEAKMQMLTGGAFLTTVATAGMFAGFGSTLALAKKKSPEWFSKGMVGSAVVPESGASLALRALGWGSLYAWCGVGLMSFAVWKAMGVHSLGEFRQKMQSFFPAIPKNEVADTEPVDWDSVFQTKS